The following is a genomic window from Gymnodinialimonas ceratoperidinii.
GGCATCACCTACAGCCGCGTTCTCCCCTTGTCGCAGGACGAGCGCGTGGACGAAGTGGCGCGCATGGTGGCGGGTGACACGATCACCGACGCCGCGAAGGACGCGGCGCGCGCCTTGCTGAAAGGCTGAGCCGCGCCGCCCGTGGCATCGGCCCCACAGGGAAACACTGAATTGCAAGGTGTCAGGCTTTTCAAAGCTTTGGGCAACGTCTACCGTTGAGCCTGACTACAGGGAACACGGTCGCGCGGCGGCGTTCCTTGCCCGCAGAACTTCTTTGACCGCGCCAGAAAGCGAGCCGTTTCCGTGGCTACTGACCCGCGCGGTTTTATCCAAGAGCAAGCCCAGAAATCGGCCACCGCGCTGCGTGGAATCTGGTCGCTGCTGTTGGAAAAGGGTCCGAGCCAGTTCCAATTCTGGCTGATCGCGCTTTTCATCGGCGTGGCGGCGGGCTTCGCGGCTCTCTTTTTCCGCAAGGGCATCAGTTGGTTGCAGGAAACGCTCTACGGCGTGGATGACGTGCGTCTGCTGCATTCCTTCGCACAGGGCTTGCCGTGGTGGATGATACTGGTGATCCCGGTCGTGGGCGGGCTCTGCACGGGCCTCATCTTGTACAAGTTCACGCCGGATGGCCGGGTCCGCTCGGTCGCCGACGTGATCGAGGGCGCGGCGCTGAACGAGGGACGGGTCGAAGGCCGCGCGGGCGTCGCCTCGGCGCTGGCGTCGCTCATCACCCTCGGGTCGGGCGGCTCGACGGGGCGGGAAGGGCCGGTTGTGCACCTGGCCGCCGTGATCTCGTCGAAGATATCGCGGTGGATCAATGCCGACGGGATCACCGGGCGTGACCTGTTGGGCTGCGCCGTGGCCGCCGCGGTCTCGGCCAGTTTCAACGCGCCCATTGCGGGGGCGATCTTCGCGCTGGAGGTTGTCCTGCGCCACTTCGCGGTCCACGCCTTCGCCCCGATCGTCATCGCGAGCGCGGCGGGCACCGTCATCAACCGGCTCGAGTTCGGCGATGTCACCGAGTTCGTCTTGGGCTCTGAAGGGGTCCTGCGCTTCTACGTCGAGCTGCCCGCGTTTCTGATCCTCGGCATCCTTTGTGGCTTCGTCGCGGTCCTGTTCATGCGCGGCACGTTCCTCGCGGAAGATCTGGGCACCGCGCTGCAGCAGCGCAGCAAGCTGCCGCGTTACCTGCGTCCGGCCATTGCCGGCCTCGCGCTTGGCTGCATCGCGATCTGGTTTCCGCATATCATCGGGGTTGGATACGAGACGACCTCGGCCGCCCTGACAGGCCAGTTGCTGCTCTATGAGGCGATCGTCTTCGCGATCCTCAAAGCTGTCGCCACCGCGATCACCGTGGGCGGGCGCATGGGGGGCGGGGTGTTCTCTCCGTCGCTGATGATCGGGGCGATCACCGGGCTCGCTTTCGGCTACGTGGCGACGGGGATCTTTCCCGACGTCTCCGGCTCCGAGACACTCTACGCGCTCGCCGGCATGGGGGCGGTCGCCGCGGCGGTTCTGGGCGCACCGATCTCGACCACGTTGATCGTGTTTGAGTTGACGGGCGACTGGCAGACCGGCCTTGCGGTGATGGTTGCGATTTCGATGTCGACGGCGGTGGCCTCCAAGATGGTGCACCGGAGCTTCTTCCTGACCCAGTTGGAGCGCCGCAATATCCATCTGGCCGCCGGCCCGCAGGCTTACCTGCTGTCGATGTTCCGGGTCGGGCGCGTGATGCGCCCGATGACCCACGAGGATTCCGCGCCGGAAGAGCGTCTGTTGACGCTGATCGAGCAGGGCATCTTCACCGACACCGGGGCGACGCTCGAACGTGCCTTGCCGATTTTCGAGCGTACCGGGCTCGACTTTCTGCCCGTGGTGCAGCTTTCACCCTCGGGCGGGCCACCGGCGCTGGAGGGAGCGCTGTTCCACGTCGACGCTTTGAAGGCCTACAACAAGGCGCTGGCCGCCACCGCAGCCGAGGAACACAGCTAGGGTGCGTCGGGGAAACAGATTTTTTCTTTGGCGAACGCGCCGGGACGCGGCATGGTCAAGCCTATGTTGACTCGG
Proteins encoded in this region:
- a CDS encoding chloride channel protein yields the protein MRGIWSLLLEKGPSQFQFWLIALFIGVAAGFAALFFRKGISWLQETLYGVDDVRLLHSFAQGLPWWMILVIPVVGGLCTGLILYKFTPDGRVRSVADVIEGAALNEGRVEGRAGVASALASLITLGSGGSTGREGPVVHLAAVISSKISRWINADGITGRDLLGCAVAAAVSASFNAPIAGAIFALEVVLRHFAVHAFAPIVIASAAGTVINRLEFGDVTEFVLGSEGVLRFYVELPAFLILGILCGFVAVLFMRGTFLAEDLGTALQQRSKLPRYLRPAIAGLALGCIAIWFPHIIGVGYETTSAALTGQLLLYEAIVFAILKAVATAITVGGRMGGGVFSPSLMIGAITGLAFGYVATGIFPDVSGSETLYALAGMGAVAAAVLGAPISTTLIVFELTGDWQTGLAVMVAISMSTAVASKMVHRSFFLTQLERRNIHLAAGPQAYLLSMFRVGRVMRPMTHEDSAPEERLLTLIEQGIFTDTGATLERALPIFERTGLDFLPVVQLSPSGGPPALEGALFHVDALKAYNKALAATAAEEHS